The following proteins are encoded in a genomic region of Candidatus Kryptobacter tengchongensis:
- a CDS encoding multiple sugar transport system substrate-binding protein, whose translation MRFHFILILSIFLFACSTEKDTKRDDIKIVRLKYWCSANPQEIELAKKLVDKWNKLHPDIQVEVQPLPAGQSSEEVLLAAIAAKTTPDICSNIWPGAVSEYIKAGGLVKLNEFEDFDSIVNLRKIPHSLLESFRSNDGNFYQFPWKTNPVMMLYNVKILKSAGLHNPPQNYSEFFNACEKIKKDINGDGITDIWPGYTDTRPIWWQRFFDFYPFYIASSGGKTFFENGILKIDTASAINAFNFFKICFQKGYFPNTNFQTDPFLTGKVAIRFTGPWTIAYLEKNKPADLEYSFAPIPVPNNYKGETYTYGDPKNIAIFSTTKHKKEAWEFVKFLVSDSSDLALLEICNQLPIRGDLLENKIFAVYFERNPKMKSFAKQVSYIRGVDEVPEMKEIFDAISKEFEACSIYGVKTPESAMKNLIKRINTILEWAK comes from the coding sequence ATGAGATTTCACTTCATTTTGATTTTATCCATCTTTCTCTTTGCTTGCTCAACCGAAAAAGATACAAAAAGAGATGATATTAAAATCGTTCGCCTAAAATATTGGTGCTCCGCAAATCCACAGGAAATAGAACTCGCTAAAAAACTTGTTGACAAATGGAACAAACTTCACCCCGATATTCAAGTTGAAGTTCAACCGCTCCCCGCAGGGCAATCTTCTGAAGAAGTTCTACTTGCTGCGATAGCTGCAAAAACTACACCCGATATATGCTCAAACATTTGGCCTGGTGCTGTCTCAGAATACATAAAAGCTGGTGGTCTTGTTAAATTAAATGAGTTTGAAGATTTTGACTCCATTGTAAATTTAAGAAAGATTCCCCATTCCCTGCTTGAAAGCTTTAGATCAAACGACGGAAATTTTTATCAGTTTCCGTGGAAGACAAACCCAGTAATGATGCTTTATAATGTGAAAATTCTAAAATCAGCGGGATTACACAACCCTCCGCAAAATTATTCCGAATTTTTCAACGCTTGCGAAAAAATAAAAAAAGATATCAATGGAGATGGCATAACGGACATCTGGCCAGGCTACACAGACACAAGACCAATATGGTGGCAAAGATTTTTTGATTTTTATCCATTTTACATCGCATCCTCTGGAGGAAAAACATTTTTTGAAAATGGGATTTTAAAAATTGATACAGCTTCGGCCATAAACGCGTTCAATTTTTTCAAAATTTGCTTCCAAAAAGGCTACTTCCCAAATACAAACTTTCAAACGGATCCATTCTTGACAGGAAAAGTCGCAATTAGATTCACAGGTCCTTGGACTATAGCTTATCTTGAGAAAAACAAACCAGCAGATCTTGAATATAGCTTTGCCCCTATACCCGTCCCTAATAATTATAAAGGAGAAACTTATACCTACGGTGATCCTAAAAATATTGCTATATTTAGCACTACAAAACATAAAAAAGAAGCATGGGAATTTGTTAAGTTCCTCGTAAGCGACAGCTCAGATCTGGCTCTGCTTGAAATTTGCAATCAACTTCCGATAAGAGGCGACTTGCTTGAAAATAAAATTTTTGCCGTTTATTTTGAACGAAATCCGAAAATGAAATCATTTGCTAAGCAAGTTTCATATATACGTGGAGTTGATGAAGTGCCAGAAATGAAAGAAATCTTTGATGCTATATCAAAAGAATTTGAAGCATGTTCCATATATGGTGTAAAAACTCCTGAATCAGCGATGAAAAATTTAATCAAAAGAATTAACACCATTCTTGAATGGGCAAAATAA
- a CDS encoding transcriptional regulator, LacI family: MFKKVTIKDVAKKAGLSISTVSLVINNKGKVGEETRKKVLQAIEELGYYPTRSARNLASRKTGNLGFILTEEHFSRSEPFYTKIFLGTEFESRTHNYYILLTTIPSQFSKNSIPRFLLENNVDGVIFAGKVNQKYVKYVEEMGIPYILVDYDLPGRKVPAVMIDNVRGGEIATEHLLNLGYKKIAFIGGDIQHPSIKGRFEGYKRALEKAGIICEEKLYITDEPDTRLINGFKACEKLFNSIKPDAIFAANDAMAIGCIKFLKIKGIKIPDDIAIVGFDDIEACIHIEPRLTTIRVEKEELGIIAVKRIVEMIENPDYGINRVYVPVKLVIRDSCGAKLKGIYVPDDVKTDELI; the protein is encoded by the coding sequence ATGTTTAAAAAAGTTACAATTAAAGATGTAGCGAAGAAAGCTGGTTTATCAATTTCCACTGTCTCCCTCGTTATTAACAATAAGGGTAAAGTGGGGGAAGAGACAAGAAAAAAGGTTCTTCAAGCAATTGAGGAGCTTGGATATTATCCCACAAGAAGTGCAAGAAATTTAGCATCAAGAAAAACAGGTAACCTTGGATTTATACTTACCGAGGAACATTTCTCAAGGAGTGAACCATTTTACACCAAAATTTTTCTCGGCACTGAATTTGAATCAAGGACCCACAACTATTATATCCTCCTGACCACAATCCCATCACAGTTTTCAAAAAATTCCATTCCAAGATTTCTCCTTGAAAATAATGTTGACGGAGTGATTTTCGCAGGGAAGGTTAACCAGAAATATGTTAAGTATGTTGAAGAGATGGGGATACCGTATATACTTGTTGATTATGATCTTCCAGGTAGAAAAGTCCCTGCTGTCATGATTGACAATGTAAGAGGTGGGGAAATAGCAACCGAACATCTTTTAAATCTCGGTTATAAAAAAATCGCTTTTATAGGTGGCGATATTCAACATCCGAGTATAAAAGGACGATTTGAGGGATATAAAAGGGCACTTGAAAAAGCTGGCATAATTTGCGAAGAAAAACTTTACATCACTGATGAACCTGATACAAGGCTTATAAATGGGTTCAAAGCATGTGAAAAACTTTTTAACTCCATTAAACCCGATGCGATCTTCGCAGCAAATGATGCAATGGCTATTGGATGTATAAAATTTTTAAAAATCAAAGGTATAAAAATCCCGGACGATATCGCTATTGTCGGGTTTGACGACATAGAAGCCTGCATCCATATTGAACCACGACTTACAACAATAAGAGTTGAAAAAGAAGAACTTGGCATTATCGCCGTCAAACGAATTGTTGAAATGATTGAAAATCCAGATTACGGGATAAATCGTGTCTATGTGCCTGTTAAACTTGTCATCCGGGACTCATGTGGTGCCAAACTTAAAGGTATTTATGTCCCCGATGATGTAAAAACTGACGAGTTAATTTAA
- a CDS encoding Uncharacterized conserved protein, DUF362 family — MPKSKVAVLKTKPETILQDIERLMKLAEFESHLDKNSITILKDNISWHFPYLSSNTTPWQLEGVIIALKNAGFEKLVAVHNNTVVTNPFKGGKLNKLEPIYKKYGVEEKYNFIETDIRWIRYEPRHKMLALNKIYPDGIHIPEFFIGKNIVHLPTMKTHIYTTTTGAMKNAFGGLLNTRRHYTHTWIHETLVDLLAIQKEIHTGIFAVMDGTIAGNGPGPRTMIPVEADYIIASADQVAIDAVSAKIMGFDPMSIKYIRLAHENGLGIGDPREIEIVGEDISNVNLKFFVGDNAASRVGDILWFGPLKGIQYLFFRTPLVYIFVFGSYFYHDFIWWPLKGKKIQERLRKESKWGRLFENYPLD; from the coding sequence ATGCCTAAATCTAAAGTAGCGGTTTTAAAAACGAAGCCAGAAACCATTCTTCAGGATATAGAACGACTGATGAAACTTGCCGAGTTTGAATCTCACCTTGATAAAAATTCAATCACAATTTTAAAGGATAATATCTCATGGCACTTTCCTTATTTAAGCTCAAACACAACACCGTGGCAACTTGAGGGAGTTATAATTGCTTTAAAAAATGCGGGCTTTGAAAAACTTGTTGCTGTGCATAATAATACTGTTGTTACAAATCCGTTTAAAGGTGGGAAACTTAACAAGCTTGAACCGATTTACAAAAAATATGGAGTTGAAGAAAAATATAATTTTATTGAAACCGATATAAGATGGATTCGCTACGAGCCAAGACATAAAATGCTCGCTTTAAACAAAATTTACCCAGATGGGATACACATTCCCGAATTTTTCATTGGTAAGAACATCGTTCACTTGCCAACGATGAAAACACATATTTACACTACAACAACAGGTGCAATGAAAAACGCATTCGGTGGGCTTCTTAACACGCGAAGGCATTATACCCATACCTGGATACATGAAACACTCGTTGATTTACTTGCTATTCAGAAGGAAATTCATACGGGGATATTCGCAGTTATGGATGGAACAATAGCAGGGAACGGTCCAGGACCAAGGACAATGATACCAGTTGAGGCAGATTATATTATTGCAAGTGCTGATCAAGTTGCGATTGACGCTGTCTCTGCAAAGATTATGGGTTTTGATCCAATGAGTATAAAATATATTCGTCTTGCTCACGAAAATGGACTTGGGATAGGGGACCCGAGGGAAATTGAGATAGTTGGAGAGGATATTTCAAATGTGAATTTGAAATTTTTCGTTGGTGATAATGCAGCAAGTAGAGTTGGGGATATACTCTGGTTTGGACCTTTGAAGGGAATTCAGTATTTATTCTTTAGGACACCGCTCGTTTATATTTTTGTTTTCGGTTCATATTTCTATCACGACTTCATTTGGTGGCCTTTGAAGGGGAAGAAAATTCAAGAGAGGTTAAGAAAGGAATCAAAATGGGGGAGATTATTTGAAAATTATCCGCTTGATTAA
- a CDS encoding Por secretion system C-terminal sorting domain-containing protein, with protein sequence MKKFFIPIFIFGKIFAQNIEINLNHIDYLVEKVLMGNDTVGIIHIYSNYPDYRYVHPPDEGISCVDDASRALIAYLMHYEKFHNEHSLNQAKLLLKFILKMQAEDGGFYNFIYPDLSINKYGSTSNNDSFKWWACRALWAMGYAYNLFSKLNIEDEIKDTLATRIEKALSKAIRTINKSDIYETFISWKVPAQGYWLLENGTDASAEAVLGASLYYEISKSERAKWVVEKLCKAISTYQFGDESNFPFGMHPSFTPNLYIWHSWGSRQSYALLIAGKIFNRPDWIESARKEIDGFYKKMLLSFDLTDVKPYPERNDQINYGIAPIVQAFIEYGNISGDTTYKVMGGLYASWWLGNNIANHPVYDVSTGRFYDAVKKDKTLNLNAGAESVAEGLIGLQTTLYDEIASKYIFYKTVSDNSYKLVEAENFTAISGNPRKIYISEYNWANISKNHLLELKKGDTVKIKFDIDNVYEDLKLYTLYLQYRKRALPQGYAGVKIVIDSTYTFEFDMCGSNYGDYIWVDKISGTFELSKGEHSIFLYFHGNADNEFAWIDYFIIQPVIERKIFVSPDGKEFKLERTIITKVGEKSSNEDDDIKLEIFPNPFNFETTIFYSAKQPFGLKIYDSTGREIYNLTSKALNNSGFIRVNLSNFSSGMYFCLLKGIDYAKIKKFVLVK encoded by the coding sequence ATGAAAAAATTTTTTATCCCTATTTTCATCTTTGGGAAAATTTTTGCCCAGAACATTGAAATTAACCTTAATCATATTGATTACCTCGTTGAAAAGGTTTTGATGGGGAATGACACAGTGGGAATAATTCATATCTATTCAAATTACCCCGATTATCGCTATGTCCATCCGCCCGATGAAGGCATTTCATGCGTTGATGATGCATCACGAGCTTTAATTGCCTATTTAATGCACTATGAAAAATTTCACAACGAGCACAGTTTAAACCAGGCAAAACTACTCCTTAAATTTATCCTGAAAATGCAAGCTGAGGATGGTGGTTTTTATAACTTTATCTATCCAGACCTCTCAATAAACAAATACGGCTCAACAAGCAACAATGATAGTTTCAAATGGTGGGCATGTAGAGCTCTCTGGGCGATGGGATACGCATATAACCTGTTTTCAAAACTTAACATTGAAGACGAGATTAAAGATACACTTGCAACAAGGATTGAAAAAGCGCTTTCAAAAGCTATAAGAACAATCAACAAATCAGATATATACGAAACATTTATCTCTTGGAAAGTTCCTGCGCAAGGCTACTGGCTTCTTGAGAATGGAACGGACGCCTCAGCTGAAGCTGTACTCGGAGCCTCACTTTATTACGAGATATCAAAAAGCGAACGAGCTAAATGGGTAGTTGAAAAACTCTGCAAGGCTATATCAACTTATCAATTTGGAGATGAAAGCAACTTCCCATTTGGAATGCACCCATCATTTACTCCGAATCTTTATATCTGGCATTCATGGGGGAGCAGACAATCATACGCTCTCCTCATCGCTGGAAAAATTTTTAACAGACCCGATTGGATTGAATCAGCCAGAAAAGAAATTGACGGCTTCTACAAAAAAATGCTCCTTTCATTTGACCTAACAGATGTGAAACCTTATCCAGAACGAAACGACCAGATAAACTATGGCATCGCTCCCATTGTCCAAGCTTTCATTGAATATGGGAATATATCTGGTGATACAACTTATAAAGTAATGGGTGGACTTTATGCTTCATGGTGGCTCGGGAATAACATCGCAAATCACCCCGTTTATGATGTTTCAACTGGAAGATTTTATGACGCAGTTAAAAAAGACAAAACCTTAAACCTCAACGCCGGCGCAGAATCCGTCGCCGAAGGTCTCATCGGACTTCAAACCACTTTATACGACGAAATCGCCTCAAAATATATCTTCTACAAAACTGTATCAGATAATTCCTATAAACTCGTTGAAGCCGAAAACTTCACAGCAATTTCTGGAAATCCAAGAAAAATTTACATAAGTGAATACAACTGGGCGAATATAAGCAAAAACCATCTTCTTGAACTCAAAAAAGGTGACACAGTAAAAATTAAATTTGATATTGACAATGTCTATGAAGACCTCAAACTCTATACGCTCTATCTCCAGTATCGCAAAAGAGCGCTCCCACAAGGTTATGCAGGGGTTAAAATTGTAATTGACTCAACCTATACTTTTGAATTTGATATGTGTGGTTCCAACTACGGTGATTACATATGGGTTGATAAGATTAGCGGAACTTTTGAACTTTCAAAAGGTGAGCATAGCATTTTTCTGTATTTTCATGGAAATGCAGACAATGAGTTCGCTTGGATTGATTATTTTATAATCCAGCCTGTGATTGAAAGAAAAATTTTCGTATCACCGGACGGGAAAGAATTTAAACTTGAACGAACTATAATTACCAAGGTTGGAGAAAAAAGCTCAAATGAAGATGACGATATAAAACTTGAAATTTTTCCAAACCCATTTAACTTTGAAACAACGATATTTTACAGCGCAAAACAACCATTTGGGTTGAAAATATATGATTCCACTGGAAGAGAAATTTACAACTTAACATCAAAGGCATTAAATAACTCTGGCTTCATCAGAGTAAATTTATCAAATTTCTCAAGCGGTATGTATTTTTGCCTTTTGAAGGGAATTGATTATGCGAAGATAAAAAAATTTGTTCTTGTAAAATGA
- a CDS encoding Por secretion system C-terminal sorting domain-containing protein, producing the protein MLRKVIYFGLFSCLLLSLSFSQYVNVLKNGGFESGVPALFRSVSVSGATLSWATDASRSPSYSLKIEKSATSSDVYWESSNMCTYWAPFIFPGKELVMGGYVKTSNVNVNPANDDQRFYLDFYFYDKQNNLIGGQPVRIYVPQTSSSIAWTRVENSITVVLPDTAFKLIVKLVGGKDATGTVWFDDLFLYGRKPDGWDWVGSLFNNSFNANEGWFYWWKDFELGTNQYITATVSSEAAYSGSKSLKLAEWDWDSDEVVWISDIYELPVKGKGKKYVLSAWVKIDSLIPDSLDNPSYSIGFTWTWHTRVVGPNTGWNEKRAEDYKFDLKFMKDQGLTKLGWTQFATVITVPDDDVVGVSVRARFWPLFYGKVYYDDFFLIPLPENTVLNNGGFESGVPALFRSVSASGATLSWATDASRSPSYSLKIEKSATSSDVYWESSNMCTYWAPFIFPGKELVMGGYVKTSNVNVNPANDDQRFYLDFYFYDKQNNLIGGQPVRIYVPQTSSSIAWTRVENSITVVLPDTAFKLIVKLVGGKDATGTVWFDDLFLYGRKPDGWDWVGSLFNNSFNANEGWFYWWKDFELGTNQYITATVSSEAAYSGSKSLKLAEWDWDSDEVVWISDIYELPVKGKGKKYVLSAWVKIDSLIPDSLDNPSYSIGFTWTWHTRVVGPNTGWNEKRAEDYKFDLKFMKDQGLTKLGWTQFATVITVPDDDVVGVSVRARFWPLFYGKVYYDDFALAQISDIVVGVDDKPIVDKGFTPNRYELYQNYPNPFNPSTMIEYILPEASHVKIEIYNLAGQKIKTLIDSYLNAGRYTVQWNGTDDNGTRVASGVYIYRLIAGNNTIARKMILLK; encoded by the coding sequence ATGTTGCGTAAAGTAATTTACTTCGGTTTGTTTTCCTGCCTTCTACTTAGTCTTTCCTTTTCACAGTATGTTAATGTCTTAAAGAATGGTGGTTTTGAGTCTGGTGTTCCTGCTTTGTTCAGGTCAGTTAGCGTAAGTGGAGCCACATTGAGTTGGGCTACTGATGCAAGCAGGAGTCCAAGTTATTCCCTAAAAATTGAGAAGTCAGCCACATCAAGTGATGTATATTGGGAGAGTTCAAACATGTGCACATATTGGGCTCCGTTTATATTCCCTGGGAAGGAGCTTGTTATGGGTGGATATGTTAAGACAAGCAATGTTAATGTTAATCCTGCAAACGATGATCAGAGGTTTTATCTTGATTTTTATTTCTATGATAAACAGAACAATTTGATAGGTGGTCAGCCAGTGAGGATATATGTTCCACAGACAAGTAGTAGTATTGCCTGGACGAGAGTTGAGAATAGTATAACTGTTGTTTTGCCTGACACTGCATTTAAGTTGATAGTTAAACTGGTTGGTGGTAAAGATGCAACAGGGACGGTTTGGTTTGACGATCTATTTTTGTATGGCAGGAAACCAGATGGTTGGGATTGGGTAGGAAGTTTATTCAACAACAGCTTTAATGCAAATGAGGGGTGGTTTTACTGGTGGAAGGATTTTGAGCTTGGAACAAATCAATACATAACCGCAACTGTAAGCTCCGAAGCTGCCTACAGTGGTAGTAAATCTTTGAAACTTGCAGAGTGGGATTGGGATAGCGATGAGGTTGTGTGGATAAGCGATATATATGAGTTACCTGTCAAGGGCAAAGGGAAAAAGTATGTTTTAAGTGCTTGGGTTAAGATAGATAGCTTAATACCCGATTCCCTGGATAATCCAAGCTACTCAATTGGTTTTACCTGGACATGGCATACAAGAGTTGTTGGTCCAAACACAGGTTGGAATGAGAAAAGGGCTGAGGATTACAAGTTTGACTTAAAGTTCATGAAAGATCAAGGCTTGACAAAATTAGGCTGGACTCAATTCGCAACCGTTATAACAGTCCCAGATGATGATGTCGTCGGTGTAAGTGTAAGAGCAAGATTCTGGCCACTGTTCTATGGAAAAGTATACTATGACGATTTCTTTTTAATACCGCTCCCTGAAAATACAGTTCTTAACAATGGTGGTTTTGAGTCTGGTGTTCCTGCTTTGTTCAGGTCAGTTAGTGCAAGCGGAGCCACATTGAGTTGGGCTACTGATGCAAGCAGGAGTCCAAGTTATTCCCTAAAAATTGAGAAGTCAGCCACATCAAGTGATGTATATTGGGAGAGTTCAAACATGTGCACATATTGGGCTCCGTTTATATTCCCTGGGAAGGAGCTTGTTATGGGTGGATATGTTAAGACAAGCAATGTTAATGTTAATCCTGCAAACGATGATCAGAGGTTTTATCTTGATTTTTATTTCTATGATAAACAGAACAATTTGATAGGTGGTCAGCCAGTGAGGATATATGTTCCACAGACAAGTAGTAGTATTGCCTGGACGAGAGTTGAGAATAGTATAACTGTTGTTTTGCCTGACACTGCATTTAAGTTGATAGTTAAACTGGTTGGTGGTAAAGATGCAACAGGGACGGTTTGGTTTGACGATCTATTTTTGTATGGCAGGAAACCAGATGGTTGGGATTGGGTAGGAAGTTTATTCAACAACAGCTTTAATGCAAATGAGGGGTGGTTTTACTGGTGGAAGGATTTTGAGCTTGGAACAAATCAATACATAACCGCAACTGTAAGCTCCGAAGCTGCCTACAGTGGTAGTAAATCTTTGAAACTTGCAGAGTGGGATTGGGATAGCGATGAGGTTGTGTGGATAAGCGATATATATGAGTTACCTGTCAAGGGCAAAGGGAAAAAGTATGTTTTAAGTGCTTGGGTTAAGATAGATAGCTTAATACCCGATTCCCTGGATAATCCAAGCTACTCAATTGGTTTTACCTGGACATGGCATACAAGAGTTGTTGGTCCAAACACAGGTTGGAATGAGAAAAGGGCTGAGGATTACAAGTTTGACTTAAAGTTCATGAAAGATCAAGGCTTGACAAAATTAGGCTGGACTCAATTCGCAACCGTTATAACAGTCCCAGATGATGATGTCGTCGGTGTAAGTGTAAGAGCAAGATTCTGGCCACTGTTCTATGGAAAAGTATACTATGACGATTTTGCTCTTGCACAGATTAGTGATATCGTTGTTGGTGTTGACGATAAACCAATTGTAGACAAAGGATTTACTCCAAACAGATATGAACTTTACCAGAATTACCCGAACCCATTTAATCCATCAACTATGATTGAATATATACTGCCAGAAGCTTCGCATGTTAAAATTGAAATTTATAATCTCGCTGGTCAGAAGATCAAGACTCTGATTGATTCTTATCTTAACGCTGGAAGATATACAGTTCAATGGAACGGAACCGACGATAATGGGACAAGGGTTGCTTCAGGAGTTTATATTTACCGTCTTATTGCGGGGAACAATACCATTGCAAGGAAGATGATATTGTTGAAGTAA
- a CDS encoding Outer membrane receptor for ferrienterochelin and colicins, with amino-acid sequence MLRKLSFWIFLLLIIESPALFPGTTGKIAGKVTHAVTGEPLFAVNVIIEGTTLGAATDMQGNYVILNVPPGVYTVKASAVGFKTVRVTNVRVSVDQTTRVDFKLEETAIELGEEVVVVAERPLVQRDLTSTSSKVSADVIQKLPVENFTDIINLQAGVVEGHFRGGRLGEVAYMIDGIPVNDVFSNTYALQIENHAIQEMEIVTGTFNAEYGQAMSGVVNIITKEGGENFSGSFSTYIGDYVSSHRDLFMNIDRVNPLDIHNFQGTLGGPILRNKLGFFLSWRYYKNDGWIYGRRIFTPYDSSNFSSDDPSKWYIGATGDSAFVPMNPEQRLTLQGKFSIKITPSNKLNVEGLYQRRYYKIYNHNFKYNPDGDYKRYQYAYTLTLSYTHVISPRAFLTIKGSLLYNDYQQYVWKDINLYPDPKRLQDASNNAFLTGGAQMWHFFRNTRTYITKIDYTNQISSTHQIKTGIETRFHRLWLREYEIVRNERFKDRFVPTLPPRTAFNNNEYLHKPYEFSAYVQDKMEFEYLVANVGLRFDYFEPDGKVLIDPDHLPADRPLPDSLFRRAKPKYQLSPRIGLAYPITDRGVIHISYGHFFQIPPFEFLYTNPEFEIEVGRLKSKIGNADLQPERTVSYEIGLQQQLSDDIAIDVTGYYKDIRNLLGTQIHQYLNVDKFARYINRDYGNVRGITISVEKRFRNGVGATLDYTLQLARGNASDPDAEFLNNQADPPIEGNKQLVPLDWDRRHSLNFTISLGDPNNFVISLIGKLGTGLPYTPAFQNQRTAVENSDNKPSVYTFDAYFYKLFKLFGFNMQFFVKIYNLFDIKNELEVFGDTGRAGYTLSTIYSGRPRGINTVEEYFKRPDFYSEPRQIIFGVSFDF; translated from the coding sequence ATGTTGAGAAAACTATCTTTTTGGATCTTCCTTCTGCTAATCATTGAATCCCCGGCTCTCTTCCCCGGCACAACTGGAAAAATCGCAGGTAAAGTCACACACGCTGTAACAGGAGAACCACTCTTTGCAGTAAATGTAATCATTGAGGGAACAACTCTGGGTGCAGCAACAGATATGCAAGGAAACTATGTTATTCTTAATGTTCCGCCTGGAGTTTATACTGTTAAGGCAAGCGCTGTCGGATTTAAAACTGTAAGGGTGACAAATGTGCGAGTTTCAGTTGATCAAACAACAAGGGTTGATTTTAAACTTGAAGAGACCGCAATTGAACTTGGCGAAGAAGTTGTAGTTGTCGCAGAAAGACCACTTGTTCAAAGAGATTTAACCTCAACGAGTTCAAAGGTTTCAGCGGATGTTATTCAGAAATTACCCGTTGAAAATTTTACAGATATAATCAATTTGCAAGCAGGCGTTGTTGAAGGACATTTTAGAGGCGGAAGGCTTGGCGAGGTTGCGTATATGATTGATGGTATTCCCGTCAATGATGTATTCTCAAATACCTATGCCCTTCAAATTGAAAACCACGCCATACAGGAAATGGAAATTGTGACTGGAACCTTTAACGCCGAATATGGTCAGGCTATGTCAGGTGTCGTAAATATAATAACGAAAGAAGGTGGAGAAAACTTCTCTGGAAGCTTCTCTACTTATATTGGTGATTATGTCTCATCCCATAGAGACCTGTTTATGAACATTGATAGAGTTAACCCACTTGACATACACAACTTTCAGGGAACGCTTGGGGGACCAATTCTCAGAAATAAACTTGGCTTTTTCCTTTCGTGGAGATATTATAAAAACGATGGGTGGATCTATGGTAGAAGAATTTTCACGCCATATGATTCCTCAAACTTTAGTTCAGATGACCCATCCAAATGGTATATTGGTGCAACTGGAGATAGCGCATTTGTCCCGATGAATCCCGAGCAAAGATTAACTCTACAGGGAAAATTTTCAATTAAAATCACACCAAGCAATAAACTCAATGTTGAAGGATTGTATCAGCGACGCTACTATAAAATCTATAACCATAACTTCAAGTATAACCCGGATGGGGATTATAAAAGATATCAATATGCATATACCCTTACACTTTCATACACACATGTTATAAGCCCCAGAGCATTTCTAACCATTAAAGGCTCACTTCTCTACAATGATTACCAACAATATGTATGGAAGGATATAAATCTTTATCCAGACCCGAAGCGTCTTCAAGATGCAAGCAATAATGCTTTTCTAACGGGAGGGGCACAAATGTGGCATTTTTTTAGAAATACAAGAACATATATCACCAAGATTGACTATACAAATCAAATATCAAGCACACATCAAATTAAAACAGGGATTGAAACCAGGTTCCATCGCCTTTGGCTTCGCGAATACGAAATTGTAAGAAATGAAAGATTTAAAGATAGATTTGTCCCAACGCTTCCACCAAGAACTGCATTTAATAACAATGAATATCTTCATAAACCTTATGAGTTTTCAGCTTATGTTCAGGACAAAATGGAATTTGAATATCTTGTCGCAAATGTTGGTTTAAGATTTGATTATTTTGAACCTGATGGAAAAGTTCTCATTGACCCGGATCATTTACCCGCAGATAGACCTCTTCCGGATAGTTTGTTTAGAAGAGCAAAACCAAAATATCAGCTAAGCCCAAGAATTGGGCTCGCTTACCCAATAACAGATAGAGGTGTTATCCACATCTCATATGGTCATTTCTTCCAAATACCACCATTTGAATTTCTTTACACAAATCCAGAATTTGAAATTGAAGTGGGACGACTAAAAAGCAAAATTGGGAATGCTGACCTTCAACCCGAAAGGACTGTAAGTTATGAAATCGGACTGCAACAACAATTAAGTGACGACATCGCAATTGATGTCACAGGATATTATAAGGATATAAGAAATTTGCTCGGAACACAAATTCACCAATATCTTAATGTTGATAAGTTCGCAAGATATATAAACCGAGACTATGGTAATGTAAGAGGGATTACGATATCCGTTGAGAAAAGGTTCAGAAACGGAGTTGGGGCTACATTAGATTACACACTTCAGCTTGCCCGTGGCAACGCTTCAGACCCGGATGCAGAATTTTTAAATAATCAAGCAGATCCACCAATTGAGGGAAATAAACAACTTGTCCCATTGGATTGGGATAGAAGACACTCTCTCAACTTTACAATTTCACTCGGTGACCCGAATAATTTTGTAATAAGTTTAATTGGCAAACTTGGAACTGGTTTGCCTTATACGCCTGCTTTCCAGAATCAGCGAACCGCAGTTGAAAACAGCGATAATAAACCATCTGTATATACCTTTGATGCTTATTTTTACAAACTTTTTAAACTCTTCGGCTTCAACATGCAATTTTTTGTTAAAATTTATAATCTCTTTGACATAAAAAATGAACTTGAGGTCTTTGGTGATACAGGAAGAGCAGGATATACGCTATCAACAATTTATTCTGGAAGACCTCGTGGCATAAATACAGTTGAAGAGTATTTCAAACGCCCTGACTTTTACTCGGAACCAAGACAGATTATCTTTGGTGTTTCATTTGATTTTTAA